Proteins co-encoded in one Ruegeria pomeroyi DSS-3 genomic window:
- a CDS encoding Maf family protein, with amino-acid sequence MTVPLILASGSAIRAQLLENAAVPFTKDVPRVDEESVKAALLAESAPPRDIADALAEMKARKISDKHPGAMVLGCDQVLDFQGRLLSKPDSPETALAELKQMSGQRHMLLSAAVIYENGQPVWRHVGQVRLRMRALSDSYLSGYVARNWDSIRHAVGGYKLEEEGVRLFSTIDGDHFNVLGMPLLELLNFLALRGVIDT; translated from the coding sequence ATGACTGTCCCCCTCATCCTGGCATCCGGCTCGGCCATCCGGGCCCAGCTGCTGGAAAACGCAGCCGTCCCCTTTACCAAGGATGTACCGCGCGTTGATGAAGAATCGGTAAAGGCAGCCCTGCTGGCCGAGAGTGCACCGCCGCGCGATATCGCCGATGCCCTGGCCGAGATGAAGGCGCGCAAGATCAGCGACAAGCATCCCGGCGCCATGGTGCTGGGATGTGATCAGGTGCTCGACTTTCAGGGCAGGCTGTTGTCGAAACCCGACAGCCCCGAGACCGCATTGGCGGAACTGAAACAGATGAGCGGTCAGCGGCACATGCTGCTGTCGGCCGCGGTGATCTATGAAAACGGGCAACCCGTCTGGCGCCATGTCGGTCAGGTCCGGCTGCGGATGCGGGCATTGTCCGACAGCTATCTGAGCGGTTACGTGGCGCGCAACTGGGACAGCATTCGCCACGCGGTCGGCGGCTACAAGCTTGAGGAAGAGGGCGTTCGCCTGTTCTCGACCATTGACGGGGATCACTTTAACGTTTTGGGTATGCCCCTGTTGGAACTGCTCAATTTTCTGGCATTGCGCGGAGTGATTGACACATGA